The following are from one region of the Candidatus Shapirobacteria bacterium genome:
- a CDS encoding prepilin-type N-terminal cleavage/methylation domain-containing protein: MIRKSPGQGGFTLVELLIVIALIAILSVAVLATINPIEQSNKAKDSTVQNDAAEVMNAYERYYTVKQTYPWVDIDSAATITTSDAAWFGRSTMAGAALCTGGAASTPNDDCTLYNNAGLLISTDELKDSFLSKGYTSLAPGNPNFNLAGMNLLYVDKKDAASGHNSIYVCYIPKAKSNRTSATVLYKPEAAVDSANNMVGFSLVPVVPADFVAGYPDPAVWTFLAPATSLFKCVP, encoded by the coding sequence ATGATAAGAAAAAGCCCCGGGCAGGGAGGTTTTACTCTGGTGGAACTTTTGATAGTGATTGCCTTGATTGCCATTTTGTCGGTGGCAGTATTAGCGACCATTAACCCGATTGAGCAATCAAACAAAGCCAAAGATTCGACAGTGCAAAATGATGCGGCAGAAGTAATGAACGCTTATGAGAGGTACTACACTGTTAAGCAGACTTATCCGTGGGTTGATATTGATAGTGCGGCGACAATTACCACCTCAGATGCGGCCTGGTTCGGAAGGAGTACTATGGCCGGGGCAGCCCTTTGTACCGGCGGTGCCGCGTCGACTCCAAATGATGATTGTACTTTGTACAATAATGCCGGGCTGTTGATAAGTACTGACGAACTGAAAGACTCATTTTTAAGCAAGGGCTATACGTCACTGGCTCCCGGAAATCCTAATTTTAACCTGGCGGGAATGAACTTGCTTTATGTTGACAAAAAAGATGCAGCATCAGGGCATAATTCTATTTATGTTTGTTATATACCGAAAGCGAAATCGAATAGAACCAGTGCGACGGTCCTTTATAAACCGGAAGCTGCTGTTGATTCGGCAAATAACATGGTAGGTTTTAGCTTGGTTCCGGTGGTACCTGCCGACTTTGTAGCTGGGTACCCTGATCCGGCGGTGTGGACGTTTCTTGCACCGGCAACATCCTTATTTAAGTGTGTGCCGTAG
- a CDS encoding type II secretion system F family protein, whose protein sequence is MPKFLYRAKDWSGKTIKGFLELNDRVQVIESVKGSGLIPLSVEMDRPNILNEYSKKFLGKVGLKQVSTFTRQLSTMMTAGLPLTDALSLLKNQTAGNGMMFDILEYTLGMVRGGQSLGDSLKKYQDVFGEAYVASIDAGESGGVLQEILTKLADGLEDQNEFQGKVKGAMIYPIIVVIGMIIVAFIMMIFVIPKLLGLYADMGSKLPMVTQILMAVSNGMAKNWYLFPIIAVGAVSAYRVGMKNAEFRFKLDTLKLKAPIMGPLIEKTILADTIRTLSMLLSAGISLVDALKIVAKVAGNEVYNRAYIDISERVQKGFSISNSFEDAGVFPMIVNQMVATGEATGKLDEVLIRVAEYFSTEAEQSVKSLTAAIEPLIMIVLGVGVGFLVIAVIMPIYNLTSSF, encoded by the coding sequence ATGCCAAAGTTTTTATACAGGGCAAAAGACTGGAGCGGCAAGACAATCAAGGGGTTTTTGGAATTAAATGATCGGGTGCAAGTGATCGAATCGGTAAAAGGATCGGGTCTAATTCCCCTGTCGGTGGAGATGGACAGACCAAACATTTTAAATGAATATTCAAAAAAATTTTTGGGGAAAGTGGGGCTAAAACAAGTGTCTACTTTTACCCGGCAACTGTCGACGATGATGACGGCAGGTTTACCACTGACCGATGCCCTGTCGCTTCTAAAAAATCAGACGGCGGGAAACGGGATGATGTTTGATATTTTGGAATATACCTTGGGGATGGTGCGGGGCGGGCAGTCTTTGGGTGATTCGTTAAAGAAATATCAGGATGTTTTTGGTGAGGCTTATGTGGCCTCGATTGATGCCGGTGAGTCGGGAGGAGTGTTGCAGGAAATATTGACCAAGTTGGCGGACGGACTGGAGGACCAAAACGAGTTTCAGGGAAAAGTGAAAGGGGCAATGATTTATCCGATTATCGTGGTAATAGGCATGATTATTGTGGCTTTTATTATGATGATTTTTGTTATCCCCAAACTTTTGGGGTTATATGCGGATATGGGATCAAAGCTGCCGATGGTTACACAGATTTTGATGGCAGTGTCGAATGGGATGGCAAAAAATTGGTATCTTTTTCCCATAATTGCCGTGGGGGCGGTGTCGGCATACAGAGTCGGAATGAAAAACGCAGAATTCCGTTTCAAACTGGATACCTTGAAATTGAAAGCACCGATTATGGGACCGTTGATTGAAAAGACAATTTTGGCGGATACGATAAGGACTTTGTCGATGCTGTTGTCGGCAGGTATATCACTGGTCGATGCGCTAAAGATTGTGGCCAAGGTGGCAGGAAACGAGGTGTACAACCGGGCGTATATTGACATTTCGGAAAGAGTGCAGAAAGGATTTAGTATCTCCAATTCTTTTGAGGACGCGGGGGTATTTCCGATGATTGTTAATCAAATGGTGGCAACAGGCGAAGCAACCGGAAAGCTAGATGAAGTGTTGATTCGGGTGGCAGAATATTTTTCCACCGAGGCGGAGCAATCAGTGAAGTCCCTGACGGCGGCAATTGAGCCGTTGATTATGATAGTGCTAGGAGTCGGGGTGGGATTTTTGGTAATTGCCGTGATTATGCCTATCTATAACTTGACATCATCTTTCTAG
- a CDS encoding type IV pilus twitching motility protein PilT, protein MNIKLKELLSLAVANKASDIHLLVGTHPKLRIDGELTNIGNFDISDDKLMNELIRSIMTESQFERLVREKELDFSLAAVEARFRVNAYYQRGSLACSLRVVSSEIPSFEKLNLPMFFRNFIDMKQGFVLMTGPTGHGKSTSVAAILNEINHQKNCHIVTIEDPIEYLIKPDKATISQREVGSDTSSFEAALKSCLRQDPNVVFAGEMRDLESISSALTIAETGHLVFSTLHTNSAAQSMDRIIDVFPEGSKDQIRVQLASVISAVVSERLIPGIDGGRIPAFEILVATPAVRNIVRESKNFMIDNIIQTGSDLGMVTLEQSLAILVKTGKVTEEVAMSYSLRPDELQTRLRKS, encoded by the coding sequence ATGAATATAAAATTAAAAGAATTGTTGAGTTTGGCGGTGGCTAATAAGGCATCGGATATCCATTTGTTGGTGGGGACTCACCCGAAGCTGAGGATTGACGGAGAGCTGACCAATATCGGGAACTTTGATATTTCCGACGATAAGTTAATGAACGAGCTAATCCGGTCGATAATGACCGAAAGCCAATTCGAGCGTTTGGTACGGGAAAAAGAGCTTGATTTTTCGCTAGCCGCGGTTGAGGCCAGGTTTAGAGTAAATGCTTATTATCAGAGGGGGTCGCTTGCCTGTTCCCTGCGGGTGGTGTCTTCGGAAATTCCGAGTTTTGAAAAACTTAATCTACCGATGTTTTTCCGGAATTTTATCGATATGAAACAGGGATTTGTTTTGATGACCGGACCGACAGGACATGGTAAGTCAACGTCGGTGGCAGCGATTTTGAACGAAATTAACCACCAGAAAAATTGCCATATTGTGACCATCGAGGATCCGATAGAATATTTGATAAAGCCTGACAAGGCAACCATATCGCAGCGGGAAGTGGGATCGGACACCTCGAGCTTTGAGGCGGCGCTAAAGTCTTGTCTTCGGCAGGATCCAAACGTGGTATTTGCCGGCGAAATGAGGGACCTGGAGTCTATTTCATCGGCCCTGACAATTGCGGAAACCGGCCATTTGGTGTTTTCTACTCTGCACACTAATTCGGCAGCCCAAAGCATGGACAGAATTATTGATGTGTTCCCGGAGGGATCAAAAGATCAAATTAGGGTTCAGTTGGCATCGGTTATTTCAGCCGTGGTTTCGGAGAGGCTGATTCCGGGAATTGACGGCGGGCGGATTCCGGCGTTTGAAATATTGGTGGCTACTCCGGCGGTGAGAAATATTGTCCGCGAGTCGAAAAATTTTATGATCGACAATATTATTCAGACCGGATCGGATTTGGGGATGGTAACGCTGGAACAATCACTTGCTATATTGGTAAAAACGGGCAAGGTGACCGAGGAAGTGGCGATGAGTTATAGTTTACGACCGGATGAATTGCAGACCAGATTGAGGAAATCATAA
- a CDS encoding GspE/PulE family protein — protein sequence MNDAAQKIYKNIREVLVARNLIDQVKSDEIGLLQLKSGEPEEAIIRSQRLVSDEDFAKAKADFLKVLYVDLDTIGFSPEALALVPESVSRKYKIVPYKLDAKNKLLYVAMANPLDLETIEFIEKKSGVKVSASMALEKQIISYVNEKYEREKGITSEVGKALDERKKEEKEASLDKGAGKVSAEAPVAKIVSTILEYAVKARASDIHIEPQEDNVRIRYRIDGILQEKYVLPRNVQDAVASRIKILSNLKIDEKRVPQDGRFFFSADGNDVDLRVSTLPTTYGEKIVMRLLKKSQKVPTLPDLGLRGLALKNLMNAIERPHGIIIVCGPTGSGKTTTLYSVLDIVATSKVNVVTIEDPVEYQMKGVNQVQVNSQAGLTFASALRSFLRQDPNIMMVGEIRDAETADLAINASLTGHLVFSTLHTNDAAGVPPRMLDMGVEPFLLVSSLNCVVGQRVVRRVCKYCASEVDIPADVDPELKETLGPIYDMIGEKWKKDGKQMKIPKIVGCEKCNNTGYFGRIALYEVMPISEKIAKLVVERASAAEIQKQAMAEGMLRMKQDGYVKVLEKVTTIEEVLRVAQY from the coding sequence ATGAATGATGCTGCCCAGAAAATATACAAGAATATCCGGGAGGTTTTGGTGGCCCGAAACCTGATCGATCAGGTGAAGTCGGACGAGATTGGGCTGTTGCAGCTAAAAAGTGGTGAGCCGGAAGAAGCGATTATAAGATCGCAAAGGTTGGTCTCTGATGAAGATTTTGCCAAAGCGAAGGCAGATTTTTTGAAGGTTTTGTACGTCGACTTGGACACAATCGGTTTTTCACCCGAGGCGTTGGCACTGGTGCCGGAAAGCGTTTCAAGGAAATATAAAATTGTCCCCTACAAACTGGACGCCAAAAATAAACTTTTATATGTGGCGATGGCAAATCCACTCGATTTGGAGACTATTGAATTTATCGAGAAGAAATCAGGGGTAAAAGTGTCGGCCTCCATGGCTTTGGAAAAGCAAATCATTAGCTATGTTAATGAGAAATACGAGAGGGAAAAAGGGATAACCTCGGAGGTGGGGAAAGCCCTGGACGAGCGTAAGAAAGAAGAAAAGGAAGCAAGTCTGGATAAGGGGGCGGGAAAGGTATCGGCGGAAGCGCCGGTGGCCAAAATTGTATCAACTATTTTGGAATATGCCGTTAAAGCCAGGGCGTCGGATATCCATATTGAACCACAAGAGGACAACGTGAGAATTCGATATAGAATTGATGGTATTTTGCAGGAAAAATATGTCTTACCGCGGAATGTTCAGGACGCAGTGGCCTCGAGAATCAAGATATTGTCGAATCTGAAAATTGATGAAAAAAGAGTGCCCCAGGACGGTAGGTTTTTCTTTTCGGCCGACGGAAACGATGTTGATTTGCGCGTTTCTACCTTGCCGACTACTTATGGAGAAAAAATTGTGATGCGGCTTTTGAAAAAATCGCAGAAAGTACCGACTTTGCCGGACTTGGGGCTGCGGGGCTTGGCCTTGAAAAACCTGATGAACGCAATTGAGCGGCCTCACGGAATAATTATTGTGTGCGGACCAACAGGCTCGGGTAAAACCACCACCCTATATTCGGTTTTGGATATTGTGGCTACGTCAAAGGTGAATGTGGTGACCATCGAGGACCCGGTGGAATATCAGATGAAAGGGGTAAATCAGGTGCAGGTAAATTCACAGGCAGGGCTGACTTTTGCCTCGGCGCTACGATCTTTTTTGCGCCAGGATCCTAATATTATGATGGTGGGAGAAATCCGTGATGCCGAGACAGCGGATTTGGCGATTAACGCTTCGCTGACAGGACATTTGGTATTTTCCACCCTGCATACCAATGATGCCGCGGGAGTACCGCCGCGGATGTTGGATATGGGAGTGGAGCCGTTTTTGTTGGTATCGTCTTTGAATTGTGTGGTGGGCCAGCGGGTAGTAAGAAGGGTTTGTAAATATTGTGCCTCGGAGGTGGATATTCCGGCAGACGTGGATCCGGAGTTGAAAGAAACTTTGGGCCCGATTTATGACATGATTGGAGAGAAGTGGAAAAAGGACGGAAAGCAGATGAAAATACCAAAAATTGTGGGATGTGAGAAGTGCAATAATACCGGATATTTTGGAAGGATTGCTTTGTATGAAGTGATGCCGATTTCGGAAAAAATAGCCAAACTGGTAGTGGAGAGGGCATCGGCAGCAGAAATTCAAAAGCAGGCAATGGCGGAGGGAATGCTTAGGATGAAACAGGATGGGTATGTGAAAGTGTTGGAAAAAGTGACTACAATAGAGGAGGTATTGAGAGTGGCTCAATACTAA
- a CDS encoding Fic family protein, protein MFSPIFSINNKILKTIGVIEGAKAVIDDAPLIPAYEKQFQQEAVVRTVHYGTRIEGNDLTFQEVSRLVEGQQITAGERDIQEVINYRNVVSYLEELWSLYDANLPLPEERNIASAGTEEKRPFFYSETIVKRIHQLTTTKVIPETELGKYRHQQVVLKNTRTGEIAHRPPPAIEVPYLMTDLIDWLNDPSGREIHSAIRSAICQYLLVAIHPFIEGNGRVSRAFGMLPLYVEGYDIRRLFSLEEYFDRNAEEYYGTIQETHNLSSDIFKRDLTLWIEYFVLALSIELSRVREKVQTLSRDIKLKQKLGGKQLHLTERQIKLVEYMQQFGGLRMPDAQSLLPMVSDDTIWRDLKKLVDSGAIEKRGSTKGAYYCLVDV, encoded by the coding sequence ATGTTTTCTCCCATCTTTTCAATCAATAACAAAATTCTAAAAACCATCGGGGTTATAGAAGGGGCAAAAGCTGTTATCGATGATGCTCCGTTAATTCCTGCCTACGAAAAACAGTTTCAGCAAGAGGCTGTTGTCCGCACTGTCCACTATGGCACCAGAATCGAAGGTAATGACCTAACCTTCCAAGAGGTTTCCCGCCTTGTCGAAGGTCAGCAAATTACCGCCGGCGAAAGAGATATCCAGGAGGTCATCAACTACCGAAACGTTGTTTCCTACCTCGAAGAGCTCTGGTCTCTATACGATGCCAACCTGCCGCTTCCCGAAGAAAGAAATATAGCTTCAGCCGGCACCGAAGAAAAACGGCCGTTTTTTTACAGCGAAACCATTGTCAAAAGAATCCATCAGCTCACCACCACCAAAGTCATTCCCGAGACAGAGCTTGGGAAATACCGCCACCAACAGGTAGTTCTAAAAAACACCCGTACTGGCGAAATCGCCCACCGTCCGCCACCCGCCATCGAAGTCCCGTATCTGATGACCGATTTAATAGACTGGCTCAACGATCCCTCCGGCCGGGAGATCCACTCCGCCATTCGGTCGGCTATCTGTCAATACCTTCTGGTTGCTATCCATCCATTCATCGAAGGCAACGGCCGTGTCAGTCGGGCTTTTGGCATGCTTCCTCTTTATGTCGAAGGTTACGACATCCGCCGTCTTTTCTCCCTCGAAGAATATTTTGACCGCAATGCCGAAGAATACTACGGTACTATTCAGGAAACTCACAATCTCTCCTCCGACATTTTCAAAAGAGACCTCACCCTGTGGATTGAATACTTTGTTCTGGCTCTGAGTATCGAATTAAGCCGGGTAAGAGAAAAAGTTCAGACTCTCTCTCGCGATATCAAGTTAAAACAAAAACTCGGCGGCAAACAGCTCCACCTTACCGAACGTCAGATTAAATTGGTTGAATACATGCAACAATTCGGCGGTCTTCGTATGCCCGACGCCCAAAGCCTCCTTCCCATGGTCTCCGACGACACCATCTGGCGAGATCTCAAAAAACTAGTCGACTCCGGCGCCATCGAGAAGCGCGGTTCCACCAAAGGCGCCTACTATTGCCTGGTTGATGTCTAA